A DNA window from Nitrospira sp. contains the following coding sequences:
- a CDS encoding hypothetical protein (Evidence 5 : Unknown function; MaGe:77307366), producing the protein MPLSGLHTFSAHKDYTDARDFAVKLSEHDPLRSGKDLSGLVPKFDRDDRKELGNLVIGYGLDLRVNSVVKINDWYSRAGLTLSEQEKGYLAVYQANPSVTNARAVKANLRPLSDEPAASRLFAAVVDDFEAGFTAKFGPMAESNERAALVSLVFNRGINNSALKPLISAIQNDLRAEAWFQIRYNQTPLKNAIDPDLPPEN; encoded by the coding sequence ATGCCACTTTCAGGCCTACATACGTTTTCTGCTCACAAGGACTATACTGACGCGCGAGACTTCGCAGTTAAGCTTTCTGAACATGACCCCCTCCGTAGTGGTAAAGACCTCTCAGGTCTAGTACCAAAATTTGATCGAGATGATAGAAAGGAACTGGGCAATCTGGTGATCGGTTATGGTCTGGATCTGCGGGTAAATTCTGTGGTGAAAATCAATGATTGGTACAGTCGCGCAGGCTTAACCTTGTCTGAGCAAGAGAAAGGCTATTTAGCCGTTTATCAGGCGAATCCCTCTGTCACGAATGCACGAGCGGTCAAAGCTAACCTAAGACCACTGTCAGATGAACCTGCGGCTTCTCGGTTGTTCGCAGCGGTAGTCGATGACTTTGAGGCTGGCTTTACCGCGAAGTTTGGTCCAATGGCCGAGTCAAATGAAAGGGCAGCACTTGTATCGCTGGTATTCAACCGCGGAATCAATAATTCAGCGCTCAAGCCACTCATATCTGCTATTCAAAATGATTTGCGCGCCGAAGCATGGTTTCAGATCCGCTATAACCAAACCCCGTTAAAGAACGCAATTGACCCTGACCTTCCCCCCGAAAACTAG
- a CDS encoding exported protein of unknown function (Evidence 5 : Unknown function; MaGe:77307370): protein MKARYLGLALVALLLTSGVAWAGQEAYRLMMSKDKELCKSALELFNADMKKYQEIRYQEHEIFTRIGW, encoded by the coding sequence ATGAAGGCAAGATACCTTGGACTCGCACTCGTTGCCTTGCTGCTAACGAGCGGAGTCGCCTGGGCGGGGCAAGAGGCATACAGGCTCATGATGAGTAAGGATAAAGAGCTATGTAAGAGCGCCCTCGAACTGTTCAATGCAGATATGAAGAAGTATCAAGAGATTCGATATCAAGAACATGAGATATTCACCCGTATTGGATGGTAG
- a CDS encoding Dual-specificity RNA methyltransferase RlmN (MaGe:77307372) yields MTEPPRPQTNLLSLTDAQLTTLVQGFGWPGYRTGQILRWLYQRRARTIAQMTDLSQSDREKLAAIATIQRTQHCTVLQSSDGTRKLLLTLDDDLRIETVLIPDEDRLTLCVSTQVGCMLDCGFCLTGTMGLKRNLKAHEIVDQVLTAQDHLTGDERLTNLVFMGMGEPLANIEALSAAIRCLTNKSWGLGWSPRRITVSTAGLATRLKDVAALGVNLAISLNGTTEEQRQQLMPAASQVASLKTLMAACRRYPLPPMRRLTFEYVLLAAVNDSDDDARRLVKLLQGIKCKVNLIPFNEFPGNGFRRPADTRVFTFQAILTRASIDAFIRKSRGRDVLGACGQLGNVPAGQAAIALTRIESRC; encoded by the coding sequence ATGACCGAACCCCCTCGCCCACAGACAAATTTACTGAGTTTGACCGACGCGCAACTCACTACGCTTGTCCAAGGATTCGGCTGGCCGGGCTATCGGACTGGGCAAATCTTACGCTGGCTCTATCAACGCCGTGCCCGTACCATCGCGCAGATGACTGATCTCTCGCAGAGTGATCGCGAGAAGCTGGCCGCCATCGCCACAATTCAACGCACGCAGCACTGCACCGTCCTTCAATCCTCCGATGGCACACGCAAACTGCTCCTGACCCTAGACGATGACCTGCGTATTGAAACCGTGCTGATCCCAGACGAGGATCGACTAACGCTCTGCGTGTCTACACAAGTCGGGTGCATGCTGGATTGCGGCTTTTGCCTGACCGGCACAATGGGGTTGAAACGGAATCTCAAGGCCCATGAAATAGTCGATCAGGTGCTCACGGCGCAGGATCACCTGACCGGCGACGAACGCCTGACCAATCTAGTGTTCATGGGCATGGGCGAGCCGCTGGCCAATATCGAAGCCCTGTCCGCGGCAATCCGCTGCCTGACGAATAAATCCTGGGGGCTCGGCTGGTCGCCGCGCCGCATTACAGTGTCCACCGCAGGACTCGCTACCCGGCTGAAAGATGTGGCCGCGCTCGGGGTGAACTTGGCCATTTCACTGAACGGCACCACGGAAGAACAGCGGCAACAGCTGATGCCGGCCGCCAGCCAAGTGGCCTCGCTTAAAACGCTCATGGCGGCTTGCCGCCGCTATCCACTCCCTCCCATGCGGCGGCTGACGTTTGAATATGTATTACTTGCCGCGGTGAACGACAGCGATGACGACGCCCGCCGCCTCGTCAAGCTGCTTCAGGGCATCAAATGTAAAGTGAACTTGATTCCATTCAACGAATTTCCAGGGAATGGTTTCCGCAGGCCGGCCGACACTCGCGTGTTCACCTTCCAGGCCATCCTCACCCGCGCCAGCATCGATGCCTTCATTCGCAAGAGCCGCGGACGTGACGTGCTGGGCGCCTGTGGCCAATTGGGCAATGTCCCGGCAGGCCAAGCGGCCATCGCCTTGACACGTATCGAATCCCGTTGTTAG
- a CDS encoding hypothetical protein (Evidence 5 : Unknown function; MaGe:77307369), producing MPRCSVLQRAIFDVNNDGQDDLVIKWSACFRGNPIDSLYVFPKDSDAVTRLKSGPKGWGVLFDAENKFGGIDSRWFSLDELPLDQTDGIKQGIAGAFIHPFIFHGITYVSIEGLLLDWVAINQYLGKDHFKDVCYFRYQPTVTDTSDK from the coding sequence GTGCCCCGCTGTTCCGTTCTTCAACGTGCCATCTTTGATGTGAACAATGATGGGCAGGATGATCTGGTTATCAAGTGGAGCGCTTGTTTCCGAGGCAATCCAATTGACAGTCTCTATGTCTTTCCGAAAGACAGTGATGCCGTGACCAGGCTGAAGTCTGGACCGAAAGGATGGGGCGTACTCTTTGATGCAGAAAATAAGTTTGGTGGAATTGATAGTAGATGGTTTTCACTCGATGAGCTACCGCTTGATCAGACTGATGGGATTAAACAGGGTATCGCGGGTGCATTCATCCATCCATTTATTTTTCACGGAATCACATATGTCAGCATAGAGGGTCTCCTGCTCGACTGGGTTGCCATTAACCAATATCTAGGCAAAGATCATTTTAAAGATGTGTGTTATTTCCGGTATCAACCCACTGTAACTGACACTTCTGACAAGTGA
- a CDS encoding ATP synthase subunit b (MaGe:77307376): MPQFESSFFTSLIFWEILSFGILFFVLYKFAFPGILGILEEREKKIKDSLDQAERHRAESERALKTYEAKLSAAAKEAEAVLAAAQERAQRLLDENEQRMSTEAERIKGDATREIDHERRKAVQDIRNQTTELALLVAEKVVQRSLADADHRKFADEALSALSKSHS; encoded by the coding sequence ATGCCGCAGTTTGAATCGAGCTTTTTCACGTCGCTGATTTTCTGGGAGATTCTCTCCTTTGGGATTCTTTTCTTCGTGCTCTATAAGTTTGCCTTTCCCGGCATCCTGGGCATTCTCGAAGAGCGGGAAAAGAAGATCAAGGACAGCCTCGACCAGGCCGAACGCCATCGCGCAGAGTCCGAGCGGGCGCTGAAGACCTATGAAGCCAAACTCAGTGCGGCGGCGAAAGAAGCCGAGGCCGTTCTCGCTGCAGCGCAAGAGCGGGCGCAGCGATTGCTCGATGAGAACGAACAGCGGATGAGCACGGAAGCGGAACGCATCAAGGGCGACGCGACGCGTGAGATCGATCATGAGCGCCGGAAGGCCGTACAGGACATTCGCAATCAGACCACGGAGCTAGCGTTGCTGGTGGCGGAAAAGGTGGTGCAGCGGAGTCTTGCGGATGCGGATCACCGGAAGTTTGCCGACGAAGCCCTGAGCGCTCTCTCGAAGTCGCATTCGTAA
- a CDS encoding Putative Zn-dependent peptidase, M16 family (Evidence 3 : Putative function from multiple computational evidences; MaGe:77307373): MLSLCLWAGTSHAAEPHEYLLSNGMKVLLVEVPKAPVATVQVWYKVGSRNEVMGRAGLSHMLEHMMFKGTAKYPKGSFSRLIRKNGGIDNAFTSQDFTAYFENLAADRVELALEMEADRMQGLILDNSEFQTEREVVKEERRLRTEDDPQGALVETLFAQTYLSHPYHWPVIGWFADLDAMSLDDLQRHYDTYYSPNNATLIVVGDIKADALLPTIKHLFEPIPKGPSPKATLAAEPEQRGERRFLLKREAQVPFVMLGFRVPNYSSDDSYALDILESILSHGKSSRLYQSLVYDQKNSLAVGAEYSLMQTDPSLFYFYALVNPGSKIDAVEDALYREIARLQNEPPTELELQRAKNQVEAAHIFEQDSNFRHAMLLGESESIGAGWRRVDQFLEHIRTVTAKDIQRVAKHYLNPDNRTVGILIPQPPKAAEPQPTAAHAGKP; this comes from the coding sequence ATGCTCAGTCTCTGCCTATGGGCAGGGACAAGCCACGCGGCCGAGCCGCACGAATATCTCTTATCCAATGGAATGAAGGTCCTGCTCGTAGAGGTTCCGAAAGCTCCCGTCGCCACCGTGCAGGTCTGGTACAAAGTAGGCTCGCGAAACGAAGTCATGGGCCGGGCTGGACTCTCCCACATGCTCGAACACATGATGTTCAAAGGCACCGCCAAGTACCCGAAGGGGTCGTTTTCGCGCCTCATCCGGAAGAACGGAGGCATCGATAACGCCTTTACCAGCCAAGACTTCACTGCCTATTTTGAAAATCTCGCCGCGGATCGCGTCGAGCTCGCGCTGGAGATGGAAGCCGACCGAATGCAGGGGCTGATCCTCGACAACAGCGAGTTCCAAACCGAGCGGGAAGTCGTGAAAGAAGAGCGCCGGCTGCGCACGGAAGACGATCCCCAAGGGGCGCTGGTGGAAACCCTCTTCGCCCAGACCTACCTCAGCCATCCCTACCATTGGCCGGTAATCGGATGGTTCGCCGATTTGGATGCGATGTCGCTGGACGATCTACAGCGCCATTACGACACCTACTACTCCCCGAATAATGCCACCCTGATTGTGGTGGGCGACATTAAGGCTGATGCCTTGCTCCCGACAATCAAGCATCTCTTCGAACCGATTCCCAAAGGCCCGAGCCCGAAGGCCACGCTGGCGGCCGAACCGGAACAGCGCGGCGAGCGCCGCTTTCTCTTGAAACGCGAGGCGCAGGTCCCGTTCGTCATGCTGGGCTTCCGCGTCCCAAATTATTCCAGCGACGATTCCTATGCCCTCGACATTCTGGAGTCCATCCTGTCGCATGGAAAAAGTTCACGCCTCTACCAGAGCCTCGTCTACGATCAAAAGAACTCTCTGGCCGTCGGCGCCGAGTACAGCCTGATGCAGACCGACCCCAGCCTGTTTTATTTCTATGCGCTGGTGAATCCTGGATCCAAGATAGATGCCGTCGAAGACGCGCTGTATCGTGAGATCGCCCGGCTCCAAAACGAGCCGCCGACTGAGCTGGAATTGCAGCGGGCAAAAAACCAGGTGGAAGCCGCCCACATATTCGAACAGGATTCAAACTTCCGCCATGCCATGTTGTTAGGTGAATCGGAATCGATCGGTGCCGGCTGGCGGCGGGTCGATCAATTCTTGGAACACATCCGCACGGTTACCGCCAAAGACATTCAGCGCGTGGCGAAGCACTATCTGAATCCGGATAACCGGACTGTCGGCATTCTGATTCCTCAACCGCCCAAAGCGGCAGAGCCTCAACCGACTGCCGCGCATGCCGGAAAGCCCTGA
- a CDS encoding exported protein of unknown function (Evidence 5 : Unknown function; MaGe:77307367) — MKRVIILSVVLMLSAVGVAWAGLFEAHQQALAIYKKTKDLSSAIRLLEDAGIKGVLGEKPVDMRKDVYVSILNDYGFFLAEFGNTSESRGAAIDVLEKVTQLGPDRAVAYLNLGDVFVKEIDANQDTGAKAEMRALALQNYEKYAQLLQTKKLGEKMPQRVQEFLQRAHQRGKALFHYRLAMNNDPDVCTHMLHLFNADWTRFQTIRFDLHQEFTSIPWVPMNNLGPDLLPEEDIQIAKFDINNDGRNDLVVKSHWSLRGKMSEELDVYGDEEGALPLKAEFGMADLKQSQGSIGHGGVYPSGKRVDQTLVLGARLLIYPFKYKNQVYISVKDRSDEFEFETYEEDVRMDKWHVVAKYKGDEETEDLCYFRLEPEVSKRKTLQMGERR, encoded by the coding sequence ATGAAACGCGTCATCATTCTTTCTGTAGTGCTGATGCTCTCGGCAGTTGGTGTGGCGTGGGCAGGACTATTCGAGGCTCACCAACAAGCTTTGGCTATCTACAAGAAGACCAAAGATCTATCCAGCGCGATCAGGCTGCTGGAAGATGCTGGTATTAAAGGCGTGCTCGGGGAGAAGCCAGTTGACATGAGGAAGGATGTCTACGTCAGTATTCTGAATGACTACGGGTTCTTTTTGGCTGAATTCGGAAACACTTCTGAGAGCCGCGGGGCTGCGATTGATGTTCTTGAGAAGGTGACCCAACTTGGCCCCGACCGAGCCGTGGCATATCTCAATCTTGGAGATGTGTTTGTGAAGGAGATTGATGCGAATCAAGATACTGGGGCAAAGGCGGAGATGAGGGCGTTGGCTTTACAGAATTACGAGAAATATGCACAACTTCTGCAAACAAAAAAGCTTGGAGAAAAAATGCCCCAAAGAGTCCAGGAGTTTCTCCAACGGGCTCACCAGCGAGGCAAAGCGCTGTTCCACTATAGGCTCGCCATGAACAACGACCCCGATGTCTGTACCCACATGCTGCATCTGTTCAATGCTGATTGGACTCGCTTTCAAACGATTCGGTTCGACCTGCATCAGGAATTCACCAGTATTCCCTGGGTTCCCATGAACAATCTTGGACCGGATCTCCTGCCAGAAGAGGATATCCAGATCGCCAAGTTCGACATCAATAACGATGGACGAAATGACCTGGTCGTAAAGTCACACTGGTCTCTTCGTGGCAAGATGAGTGAGGAGCTCGATGTGTATGGCGACGAGGAAGGCGCGCTGCCTTTGAAGGCTGAGTTTGGAATGGCAGATCTGAAACAAAGTCAAGGTTCGATTGGACACGGTGGTGTCTATCCAAGCGGTAAGCGCGTCGACCAGACACTTGTTTTAGGTGCTCGTCTTCTTATCTACCCATTCAAGTATAAGAATCAAGTGTACATCAGTGTAAAGGACCGGTCAGACGAGTTCGAATTTGAAACGTATGAAGAAGACGTCAGGATGGACAAATGGCATGTGGTCGCGAAATATAAAGGCGACGAGGAAACAGAGGACCTGTGTTATTTCCGGTTGGAGCCTGAAGTTTCCAAGAGAAAAACACTGCAAATGGGCGAGAGGAGATAA
- a CDS encoding ATP synthase subunit c (MaGe:77307377): protein MDSAAAALLGMGLAAAGFAGAGVGIGYIFGKMIEAVARQPEAEARVGKYMWIGFALVEAIALYGLVIAFIIMGLRK from the coding sequence ATGGATTCAGCAGCAGCAGCATTGTTAGGTATGGGATTGGCGGCGGCGGGCTTTGCCGGCGCCGGTGTGGGAATCGGGTATATCTTCGGCAAGATGATTGAAGCCGTGGCCCGCCAGCCCGAAGCCGAAGCCCGCGTCGGCAAGTATATGTGGATCGGATTCGCGCTCGTGGAAGCCATCGCGCTGTACGGGCTCGTTATCGCGTTCATCATCATGGGCCTTCGCAAATAA
- a CDS encoding hypothetical protein (Evidence 5 : Unknown function; MaGe:77307371), producing MDFGFIEPALLGVIVKAAQEKEDGQAAPKAIDGQLVTRVAMGVDVLARLHQQIQQVLVTMRDARQREVKK from the coding sequence GTGGACTTTGGGTTCATCGAGCCAGCGTTGCTCGGCGTGATAGTGAAGGCGGCGCAGGAGAAGGAGGATGGGCAGGCCGCGCCGAAAGCCATTGACGGCCAACTCGTGACGCGTGTTGCCATGGGTGTGGATGTGTTGGCGCGCCTGCATCAGCAGATTCAGCAGGTGTTGGTCACCATGCGCGATGCGCGGCAACGGGAAGTGAAGAAGTAA
- a CDS encoding Insulinase family protein (MaGe:77307374) translates to MPITIARERFTRINSWRNACALLLTTTVVSLAATVYAADITPTKFTAPNGMTVLVLEQHFLPIVEIHALVKAGSAYDPPEKAGVANLVASLLDEGTASRSSKQLAEQIDFVGGSLEAKAGEDFTTASARVLKKDVDLGFTLLADILMHPAFPKHEFERVRSQIQGEIASDHDDPSHVAMKAFNQLVFHNHPYRWPVQGTEETVGKISLADVQSFYAKEYLPNQVILTIVGDLSVEQATALVQAHFGSWKKGTPQSRTAKKPAAVDKKAVQLIEKDLTQSTIVLGHGGISRNNPDYYAVTVMNHILGAGGFSSRLMDSIRDKQGLAYGIMSHYDARMLPGSFWVNLQTRTEATNQAIAGVLAEIKGIRDNPVSDQELSEAKSFLMGSFPLRLDSTAKLAQVLAQVEYYGLGFEYFSQYPKWIERVTKEDVQRVAKQYLDPQHYALVVVGNVAKAKVRQ, encoded by the coding sequence ATGCCCATCACCATAGCAAGAGAACGATTCACTCGGATAAATAGCTGGCGCAACGCCTGTGCACTGCTACTCACAACCACCGTGGTTTCTCTTGCTGCAACCGTCTACGCGGCCGATATCACCCCGACGAAATTCACCGCGCCGAACGGCATGACGGTGCTGGTCCTAGAGCAACACTTTCTCCCGATCGTGGAAATTCATGCCCTCGTCAAAGCCGGGTCGGCCTACGATCCACCCGAGAAAGCCGGTGTCGCCAATCTCGTCGCGAGCCTCTTGGATGAAGGCACCGCCAGCCGATCCTCGAAGCAATTGGCCGAACAGATCGATTTCGTCGGTGGTTCGCTGGAAGCGAAAGCAGGAGAAGACTTCACCACCGCCTCAGCGCGCGTGCTGAAAAAAGATGTCGACCTGGGGTTCACTCTACTGGCCGACATCTTGATGCACCCCGCATTTCCCAAGCATGAATTCGAGCGGGTGCGTTCCCAAATCCAAGGTGAAATTGCCAGCGATCACGACGACCCCAGCCATGTGGCCATGAAGGCCTTCAACCAACTGGTGTTCCACAACCACCCCTATCGATGGCCCGTCCAAGGTACTGAAGAGACGGTGGGGAAGATCTCCTTGGCGGATGTGCAGAGCTTCTATGCAAAAGAATATCTCCCCAATCAGGTGATCCTGACCATCGTCGGCGATCTGTCCGTCGAACAAGCGACGGCCCTCGTACAGGCCCATTTCGGAAGCTGGAAGAAGGGCACGCCGCAGAGCCGCACCGCGAAGAAACCCGCGGCGGTCGATAAGAAAGCCGTTCAGCTCATCGAAAAGGACTTGACCCAGTCCACCATCGTCCTCGGCCACGGCGGGATCAGCCGAAATAATCCGGACTACTATGCCGTCACGGTGATGAACCATATCCTCGGAGCAGGCGGGTTTTCGTCGCGGCTCATGGACTCGATCCGCGACAAGCAGGGACTTGCCTACGGCATCATGAGTCACTATGACGCGCGCATGCTGCCGGGCTCATTTTGGGTGAATCTTCAAACCAGAACCGAGGCGACCAACCAAGCGATCGCCGGCGTGTTGGCGGAGATCAAGGGGATTCGCGACAACCCGGTCAGCGATCAGGAATTGTCGGAAGCGAAATCCTTTCTCATGGGCAGCTTCCCGCTCCGCCTCGATTCAACCGCCAAGCTGGCCCAAGTGCTGGCCCAAGTCGAGTATTACGGATTGGGATTCGAGTATTTCAGCCAATATCCAAAGTGGATCGAGCGCGTCACGAAGGAAGATGTCCAGCGCGTCGCCAAACAATACCTCGATCCGCAACACTATGCACTCGTCGTCGTCGGCAACGTCGCCAAAGCCAAGGTCCGCCAGTAG
- a CDS encoding ATP-dependent sacrificial sulfur transferase LarE (MaGe:77307375), with the protein MQPLSLEYKLHRLREIVAAMDSVLVAYSGGIDSTVVLKVACDQLQDRAVGVTAISPTFPAVELETATRVAKEIGARHELVQTDQLQIPAFTDNDATRCFHCKTDLYRLLSTLKETRATAVIADGTNLDDLGDDRPGIKAAREWGVRSPLVEAGLSKAEIRSLAKELGLSNWDKPAAACLSSRIPRGTAITREKLSRVEQAEEILLAEGFRHCRVRDHGEIARIEAGQSELARIFEEGRGARISRQLKELGFRFVTIDLEGYRPGGVSIDPPRQAE; encoded by the coding sequence ATGCAACCGCTCTCTCTTGAATATAAGCTTCACCGCCTGCGCGAAATCGTCGCGGCGATGGATTCCGTCCTAGTCGCCTATTCCGGCGGCATCGATAGTACCGTTGTCCTCAAAGTCGCCTGCGATCAACTGCAGGACCGTGCCGTTGGCGTGACCGCGATTTCGCCGACATTTCCCGCAGTCGAGTTGGAGACCGCAACCCGCGTCGCGAAAGAAATCGGGGCGCGCCATGAATTGGTCCAGACAGACCAGTTGCAAATCCCCGCCTTCACCGACAACGATGCGACCCGCTGTTTTCACTGCAAGACCGACCTCTATCGATTACTGAGCACATTGAAAGAAACTCGCGCAACCGCCGTCATCGCGGACGGCACCAATCTCGACGATCTGGGAGACGATCGCCCCGGCATTAAAGCCGCGCGTGAATGGGGCGTCCGCAGTCCGCTGGTCGAAGCCGGACTATCGAAAGCTGAAATCCGTTCGCTCGCCAAAGAACTTGGGTTGTCGAACTGGGACAAACCAGCAGCCGCTTGCCTGTCTTCTCGGATTCCTCGCGGAACCGCGATCACCAGAGAGAAACTCAGTCGAGTGGAACAGGCCGAGGAAATCTTGCTGGCGGAAGGATTCCGGCACTGCCGGGTGCGGGACCACGGCGAGATCGCCAGAATCGAAGCTGGCCAAAGTGAACTGGCTCGAATATTCGAAGAGGGCCGAGGCGCACGGATCAGTCGGCAGCTCAAAGAACTCGGCTTTCGGTTTGTGACGATTGACTTGGAGGGATACCGGCCTGGCGGGGTGAGCATAGACCCACCGCGCCAGGCCGAGTAA
- a CDS encoding Lysozyme (modular protein) (MaGe:77307368) — protein MALTLHTNYQFGSYLSDRERLLKSRENPNLLSASLSSKIRLSQLNPIFDGKDSLAIGYGFDLLVHSNAEILGLLHSANLTDVDFGWATASQKAHDLNLLDVYRQSRDGLSVQEWRNREGKLFMHFSSEPNATKLLTTLAAEAEDKLTQVFFSRGFQILDSNERLALVSMVYNGGLGMFGSLQTSKLLDALQAGNRARAWYEIRYSTNAEAKSLNPQKLRVAPGIANRRYEESNLLGLYEGNGQPLTDAEARNAVAVLNSHQRAIAAYEGRFPPLGVPIKQQILPAVQFLIASLGDPSNQDVLVASGPLGNGDAIQGTDVSELLLGDIGHDILIGGGGDDVLRGDQGKDVYVYNSDDGEDTILDTDRQGLVIFDHHLLQGGLKKQSEGVYTSLDGQVTYQRSGSDLVVNGTLTIKEWQEGQFGIRLKELPDDPEEPGLGGGGRDYKRIDHYIQVGVDAEGQPIMVPVFVESFYDGTNNTGDGQLVSPIGDEPNAINVLGGNDVVATGVGDDTELIVCGGR, from the coding sequence ATGGCGCTTACGCTTCATACTAATTATCAGTTCGGGAGTTATCTCTCTGACCGAGAACGTCTCCTGAAAAGTCGAGAGAATCCAAATCTTTTGAGTGCGAGCTTGTCCAGCAAGATTCGTCTGTCTCAATTGAATCCAATATTTGATGGTAAAGACAGTCTGGCCATTGGCTATGGGTTTGACCTGCTTGTACACAGTAATGCCGAAATTCTTGGGCTTCTTCATTCTGCCAACCTCACCGATGTCGATTTCGGCTGGGCTACAGCCAGTCAGAAAGCTCACGACCTCAATCTGCTTGATGTCTATCGGCAATCTAGAGATGGACTGTCCGTGCAAGAATGGAGGAATCGTGAAGGCAAGCTCTTCATGCATTTTTCGTCAGAGCCGAATGCGACGAAGCTTCTTACTACGCTGGCTGCGGAAGCGGAAGATAAGCTGACCCAAGTGTTCTTCAGTCGGGGGTTCCAGATTCTCGATTCCAACGAGCGACTGGCGCTGGTTTCTATGGTCTATAACGGAGGGCTAGGGATGTTTGGTTCTCTGCAGACATCCAAGCTGCTTGATGCTCTTCAAGCAGGGAACCGGGCTAGAGCATGGTATGAAATTCGATATAGCACGAATGCGGAAGCGAAAAGCCTGAATCCTCAGAAGCTTCGGGTTGCGCCTGGCATAGCGAATCGGCGTTATGAAGAGTCAAATCTGTTGGGGCTGTATGAAGGAAATGGTCAACCATTGACAGATGCAGAGGCTCGCAATGCCGTCGCAGTGCTTAATAGTCATCAGCGCGCAATCGCCGCATATGAAGGGCGGTTTCCGCCACTCGGTGTGCCAATCAAGCAACAAATTCTGCCTGCTGTGCAATTCCTCATTGCCAGCCTCGGCGACCCATCCAATCAAGATGTCCTCGTGGCGAGTGGCCCGCTAGGAAACGGTGATGCCATTCAAGGAACAGATGTGAGCGAATTGCTTCTCGGCGACATCGGTCACGATATTCTCATTGGAGGCGGTGGCGACGATGTGCTCCGAGGTGACCAAGGGAAAGACGTCTACGTCTATAACTCCGACGATGGTGAGGACACAATCCTCGATACCGACCGCCAAGGCCTGGTCATCTTCGATCATCATCTGTTGCAAGGCGGACTCAAAAAGCAAAGTGAAGGCGTGTACACGAGCCTCGATGGACAGGTCACCTATCAGCGCTCCGGCAGCGATCTCGTCGTCAACGGAACGTTGACGATTAAAGAATGGCAAGAGGGCCAGTTCGGCATCAGACTGAAAGAGCTGCCGGACGATCCGGAAGAACCTGGTCTGGGCGGGGGCGGGCGCGACTATAAGCGGATCGATCACTATATCCAGGTGGGCGTCGATGCTGAAGGGCAACCCATCATGGTGCCGGTCTTTGTCGAGTCCTTCTACGACGGGACGAATAACACGGGCGACGGGCAGCTCGTATCCCCGATCGGGGATGAACCCAATGCGATCAATGTCCTAGGCGGCAACGATGTGGTGGCGACCGGGGTCGGCGATGACACGGAATTGATCGTATGCGGTGGGAGGTAG